The sequence below is a genomic window from Dictyostelium discoideum AX4 chromosome 5 chromosome, whole genome shotgun sequence.
TACTATCCCATAGGGTTGTAAATTGATCACATTTTATGAtggtatttaaattttgtaagAACACTTTTGAGAGTAAAGCAGAAGCACGTAATCTTGTATCTTCGAAATTGGTTTCTCTTGAATTCTCTTTAAGATTATCTAAGAGTTGGAAAACCACATCAACAAAACAATCAAACCATCTACCTGGTGGTAAAAACTCTTGTAACGATGAGGAGAGTATTGTCTTTTGAAGGAATGTCATAGCGTTGTTTCTAATATCTGGTTTTGGATCTAAACATAGGGAAGAGAATTTCACCAATATCTTTGACCAAAATTTAACCCAAGCCGTATTGATTTTTACATCCATCTTTCTAATTAAAATACGAGTAGTTTGAAAGCCAACCATTCCACCATTTGGTGAAGAATGATCATTGGTACCACTTTCAATCTTATGAATACCCAATATTTTAGTGACATTTGTAAAGATGAAATAGAGTAACTCCATTGACTTCACTACGACACCATGTGGAATTGTCTTTGAATCGATGAAACAATTGATTGGCTCTAAACAATGTAAACAAGTTTCCTCAGTCAACGAGTCTGGTTGAGTTTTAATCATCAAGGATAGAGCATCACATGCACGATTCGATGATTTTGGATTACCTGACAAAAGTACAATCAATGCTAAAATAGGTTCCCAAGCTGATGGTGTAGTTGATAGGAAATCAATATTCTTTTgaaccaattgaattaaagAGATTGACATTTTCTCTGCAATACTATCCAATACATTACCAACACGTAACAACAATTTGATACAAGCTGATAGAGTACTGAAAACCTCTTTCTTTCTAATTAATCTAATTAAAAGATACATTATTGACATTACTACTTTTTCGATTAATGGTGTCATTAATCTTGCATTGGCAGTTGAAACACTAACCACTTGttcaaatatatttataatggATTCACAATgttcaaaatatttattccATACTAATCCTAATCTATCTTGATTTAAAAGTATAATATgtgataataaatcaaaacaaaataattcttgtttttgattaattgaataataaaaatttgatgTATTACCATAATGAttatgataattattatgatgatgttgttgtgttggtgaatttgtagttgttattgttgatgatgatgatgatgtagttgataatgatgatgatgatgatgttgtggTTGATGGTTGTACTGTTGCTATTGTTGTTATATTACTTGTTGAAGAtgttgttgtcgttgttgttgaagaagaagaagaagaagaagaagattgttgttttgttggatttgtaatattaaataatgaatttaataattgatctaAAGAATGCATTGGTAATGATTTAGTCTCTTGAAATAAATCAGTTATATGACAATTATCAACACAAGTTTTAGCTTTCTCTTTATGTGGATCAATGACTTCAATTTCTTCATAATCAGTTGAATCAGCAACAAACCAtctaaatgataaaaatgttgatgttgaattttgtttttgtttttgttcttcTTGTTTCTTACCAccttttgaatttgaagtgTTATCAATTGGGAAATCAATAGTTTCAAAAAtgtttgataataaatccattttatttaatctaCAAATGATTGCAATTATATATCTCCAAGATTCTCCTAATAAATTGGAATATTTAATTGCAATTTCAAATGTTGCAATCGTTGCTAATTGTGCtttattatcaccaataaatacattttcattataataataattattattattattattattagtgttattattattattattattattattattattcattccATTACTATTAGATAATGGAGTACCgctatttgttgttgttgttgttgttgtttgttgatTTGGTGTTGTTAcatttgatgatggtgaattTGTACCATTCggtattaaattattattattactattatttaaattattttgatttatattattttgatttatattatttatatttgtattattattattattattaacattattttgatttacattattattgttattattaacattactattattattattaacattattttgatttgtattatttaaatttgattgttgttgttgttgctgttgttcaACAGTATTATCGATTAAAgttgtattattacaaaGTGAAgtcattaaattatcaattacttcaatgatattataatttgCAGATACTTGAGCACATAGATGAAAACCATCTAAAATTCTTTGACATAatgattcattttcaatcttTTCAAATACTTTACTAATTGCAGGTAtaactaaatttaaaactattgaaaatatttcacGATCATAATCATTGGTATTTGCAGATTTATAATCACCAATACGTTTTGATCTCATTAGAATTTTCCTCCAATTTGGTTGATTTATAACACCAGGTTGTGGCTCCTCTTCCACTATCATTTCATTCTCTGAGATATCATCAAAACATTCTTGAATCAATTCATCTGGTAACTCTTTATTTAACATTGATTTAAAGTTTGAAAATTTCATTCTCTCCTTTTGAGAGATCACTGGATTATATAAAGATGTGTGTAACATCAATGCTGAATAAATGTAAAGATAAACCTTGTCGGCATTCAAAAACAACTTGTCTGATCTATTCTCGTAAATCTTTTGAGCAAACTCTTCGAAAATGATTTGTACAACTGCAGATTCACCAGGAATCTTAAAACTCTCTAAAAACTCTCTAAATACTGTCATACAATTTGGATTCTTTAAGTTGAATGAATTAATATAATGATTTCTAACTTTTTCATTCATTTCTCCTCTTTTACCTAAATATTCTCCAActgttgttttatttaattttggtacTTCCAATAAAAATTTTGCAATATTTTCTGGTGTAACTGgtgaatataaattattatctttttttaaaaaaaaaaaaaaaagttagttaaatattttttaaaatattttttttacaaaaatttttaattaataaattaataaattactttttaaatattcaatagCATCATTTGGTTTACGATTAAAATGTTCAGCAGCAATTACTAATTGTCTTTTAtgttcttttctttttaaataatcaatttttggTTCATTTGAtatttgttgtggttgttgttgtaattgtttttgatcttgtttttgttgtaaaAGTAATGAACGAGTTCTACGATCTTCAATACTTTGAAcgattgataataaattttcaaatgaaattaaatgaagTGAAGTGATTGATTGTGAAATTGGGAATGAATTTTTgtataaaaatttacaaaGATTTTCAAAAACATTTGAACAATGTAATTCACAATCATAGTTTACAAATAGATCAATCATTGTATGTGGTAATTTACAAAAATCTCTTAATCCTTCTAATGCCAACTCTTGTAATTCATAATGACTCTTATTATTCTCTTGAATTGATGCCATTAAAACATTGAAAAATGCTTCAAATTGTGATTTCAATGTTCTCTTTAatccaataaataaattgaagaaaattctcattgataatgaataaatttgaacatttttcatttgtaaattctttttttccaaaaaaaaaaaaaaaaaattattagtatatatttatatatatatttactattattattattatgattattattattattattattattattattattattattattattattattattattattattattattattattattattattattattattattattattattattattattattattattattattattatttttaattattacttactaataataaaaatttaaataaatctttttgaataatttttaatatagttGGAATTTGTTCTAATTGTGAACCACGAATTTGAATGATTGTATTAactaaatttaaacaaaGTAATTTTGTTGAAGTATCATCTTgagatgatggtgatgtatTTATATTGgctacaaataatttaaataaacgtATCAATACTGTTTCATCATATGGTTTATCTGTTTGATTACTTGCATCAAATCTTACACCACGTGGGTTAATTGTAAAtcctttttgttgttgttgttgttctagTTGTTGCACTGGTAGTCGTTGTACtactggtggtggtggtggtgttggtgttggtgttggtgttgattcAACTGTATTTTCTGTATTTTCATCTGTAGTTGGTAAATTACTAAagaataaatcattatttggtGAAAAATCAACTTCTAAAGGTGGTGGTTGTGATTTTTCTGTTTCATCTgtggtagttgtagttgttggagtggtagtagtggttgGAGTGGTAGTTAGAGTTGAAGTAGTATTTATAATAACAGGTAAAATAggtgtagtagtagtggtggaaGTAGTTGatattggtgttggtgttggtattggtggtggttgagGTGGatcaatataaatattataacgATTAAAAATGGTTGAAACAATTTCTTGAACGGAATTTTCAGCATTCTTTTTTAAGAGTTCTGAAGATCTTGATTGATCAGACATATGATAACATGCAATGGTTACCtcataaattaaatcattgcTAATGTAAATACCAGCTGGATTCTTTACACATGAATTCAACACTTGTAATATCTTCATTAGAACGATTTCATCGGATCTAGCATCGGTTGCTTCAAATTTACAATGTGCTGCTGCCTCTGCAATATCTCTTATACCCTTATGTATATTATTAGATTCTTCATcaatgaataaatttaaaaatttatttacacTTGTTAATGCTGCTCCAGTTATAAATCCACTTGTTTGATTGGATTTTATAACTGATAAAAATGGTTCTAAATAAATGCATGtatctaaatttttaaaatctaaaattaaataataattaaaaaaaaaaaaaaaaaaattagtaaaaacaaaataaaaattgaaatttaataaaaaaaaaaaatgaacatACCTGAAACATTATGTAATATATTtgttaaattctttaatgatCTTAAAATTGGATTCTCTGGGAATATTGTATCTTGATAACTAGAGTTTGACCAccttgaatttaattttaaattggatATTAACCCATAGACTTCACCTTGAATTATATTAACTGGGTCAATCATTTTAGTatcatatataaatatttgaactaaattattattattgtttttttttatttattttctattttttaatttttatttaattgctgtatttatatatattcacatacataaaaaagaaagaaagaaaaaaaaaaaaaaaataaaaaataataaataaaaatgaaaaaaaaataaaaaaaaaaaaaatgaattttaaaaaaaaaaataaaaaaaaaaaaaaaaaaaaaaaaaaaaaaaataaataaaatttaaaaaaacaaaaaaaaaaataaatttcttaAGATAAATCTCAAATTTATTACttgaagttttattttttttttttttttttttttttttatttaacactttttttttttatttaaaaaaattctttggattaattaattaattatctttgaatttgtaaaattgaattttgatttttttttacaaattttaaaatgtaataaatTTCTGTAACGTtattcaataaatttaatgattcttAACCTTTTCttaaacaataatatcaTAATCTAAATCATTtgcaatttttttaattgaatcaatatttGCAAAATTACAAGTAcccaataataatgaaccaTCTGGAGTTAAGAAATCTTTTGATTCTTCAACATAACGTCTTAATAAAACATAACCATTAAGTGTTTTCTCTTATTgtaattcattaataattgaatttttaaattgttgcATGGATGATtccaaaaaatgaatttaaatttattacaatttggtttgtgttgttgttgttccaATAAAGTATTATATAAATCACTTTTATGAATACCACCAAATGgaatttcattattgttgtttttaaaatttggaaatgTAATATTAACAGCATTTGGATTAATATCAACACCGGTTACAGTTGCTTTTGCAAATTTTGAAACTGATAAAGAGATTAAACCAGAGCCAACGCCAACCTATAAGAAACAATCACCACTTTGCACTATTGTTTCTGATAATTGTTTGGCAAACCATTTGTTTTCTGGGAAATGCAATGGACTAAAAACATTTGGATGTAGTGTTATATTTAATTCACCAATTGATGTTTTTTCACTtccatcatttttaattttatacattaattcaaataatcttttttgttCCATTTGCCAGATAtcttttttctatttttgatatttcataaaattctatttgttgcatttttttttttttttttttttttttttttttttttttttttaaaaaaaaattattatataaagtttataatatttattattttattatttatttatatgtatatatgtttaaaaatatatattttattttatttatattattaaaaatgaaataaaaaaaaataaaaaaaaataaaattttattaataaaaaaaaattgtgacctcttttaaataatgtcatccaaaaaaaaaaaaaaaaaaaaaaattcattaaacaattatatcaaaatcatttcaatagtacaataataattataaaaaataaaaatagcaCCCTCCCtctaattctaaaaatacttttaattattttattattaaagggaataaaatgttttatttatttttttttttttaattttttttttttaggttcACTACAAATGTAGAAAATAtacaacaaaaaattaaaaaataatttaaagtgtattaaattaaacaaattgatcaaaacaaaaaaaaaattttgacaAAAAcctgtttaaaaaaaaaaaaaaattaaattaattttaaataatttctttattaaattaattttgatttaataaatgtttataaaaatttttttttttttttttttttttttgttttgacacaaatttaaatgacaataattagaatttttttttattattattattatttatttttttttttaatattctgtttaaacaaaaaaaaaaaaaaattttttttttaagtagttactatttattatatataaataaaaataagaaattggaaaaaaaaaataaaaaaaaaaaactatggttttaataacatttgatgcaaataattatattccATTATATAAGAACCCAATGGCTTTATATCTAAAGAATTATACATATCCACCAACTCATGCAAATTTCAACTCAAAGATATTTTgtgaaaattcatttttaactttaatcAAACATTCATTTTatgtaatttcaattttaattccaattttttttttttttttttttttttttttttttttattaatattattttgttttaattattagaAGAAATCAGATAAAAAAGAAGCAAGTTTAGAATTACAAAAAGactatttaaaaagatatcGTTTATTAATTGGGGTAAataatatagtttttttttttttttttttttttttttttttttttttttttttttaatttattaattgtattattataaataggataaaaaatatcaatttaaaataatgaatattcCAGAAAATTTCCATCTTTCTTTGTTAATGTATTCACTATTAtacaatgatttaattttaatgggGCTTGAATCTGAGGATGTTTTATTTGGTAATTATGATTTctcaaattataaaaaaaatgccAACGGACCACAATACATTAGTTTTGAATAtccaaaaattgaaaaaaaaagacaacctcaatcatcatcacaaattacaaaatttaaatattataataataataataataataataataataataataataataataaaaataataaaaaatcatcaccacaatcatcatcatcatctcaatcatcatcaaattcaacatatactaaaaaaagaaaatattgtattgatgataaacaaaatgaaaatttagaaaGTTTACAATCACCAAATAGTCCAGAGGAAACATTATTAATCAAATCGTTAGATAATGAATATTTAGATAAATGGTATACACcagaaatttcaaattattattcaccatttgaaattaaaaaaaaattaaaactttcaaacaatacaaaatcaaaatcaaaatcaaaatcaaaatcaaaaccaaaatgaaaatgaaaatgaaaattaataataataataataaaaataataaagtaatttttaaaatcataattttttttttattttttttttttaatttatttatttatttgttttatttttttaaatgatttgaaattatatgattaattgtatttgaatgttttaaaaggtaatctaaactattatttgataatttcttaggtaaaatatcaataattgatGCATATGAACCAAATTGtgcaaatttattaaactcTTCTTCATCTAATACTTTACAtgctaaaataaataaagtttcactaaatttaaataaaccaatctttgaatttttatttatagattttAAATGGTCACAACAATCCATTGAAAACtgaatttcattatttataactacattaaatctttttaaaaattctgaACTTTGATCATCACTACCATCACCACTATAAatgtttaattttgattgaataatatctaattgtttaaaaaataaatcaactcTTCTAATTTGTAAACAAAATTCTAAATCTGAATTTAATGGTTTAGCTAAATATTCATAATTACTACCTATTTCTTcaccaatattattttggatttcttgattttcttcattttcttcattttcttcattatcatcatcatcatcatcatcattaccattatcaccataattaatattattttgtttatattgAAATGAATATGAATGagataatttttcaattaatttttctaaaatatcatcaattgataaaccacttgaaaataaataattaaatgaaaataattttggatTCAAGTATGATGAAATATCATAAAATTTACCATCCTCTGGTGAATAACAACCACTATGATAATATGACATTTGTTGATAATCAAAAATCGTTTGAATATAtggtaaatcaattaaatatttagtaataattggtgaaattgaaattaaataataaaatgatctATATAAAGTATCTTTTAATacaatttgatgatgatgatgatgattttttgAAGATGTTGTACTAATTAacttattaaaatatttaattgtttcaatTGATACATTTTCAATTCTTAATAAAACATCGTATAGAGTATTAatgatatttaaaattgaattaatgtATTGTGtttttgtggttgtggttgttgagtCATCTtgatttttatcaattgaatttaataattcaatgaaaatatttaaacatttctctaaattatcaattaaaccaTCAGTTTGTTTCATTTGTAAAAGTGTAGGTGGCTTTTTATCATTATGTGATGCTTGAAACATTGGAAaactaaaatataaattgattttattaaataataattccgttggtattaaatttaaaatgaatttaattttatttaaacagaCATTCtctattgaatttttaaaaatttctgaatatattattgtattttcaattaaataattgaaatcaaTAGTACCATTATCGTTTCCATTTATAACAATATCACTTGattcaccattttcaattaaattaaaaacattttcataaaaaactGACATTAATCGTGAtggtatatttttataatttatactttttaaataatttgaaagtGTTATTAATTGGTTAATTGTCAATGGTGTTTCGATACCATCAATTTTTGATAACCTTTCATCTAAtcttaatttaaaatcataatCTTTCCAAAGATAATCGGTTGAAGAcattttagtttttgttaaaatataatcaatTGTTTCAATATCACATTTATGAAATGCAACTATTAATGGATATTCATACTCTTGATCagtataaaaaaatgattttgaaaattgtaatgatgaatttgaatttttgaaTATCTCTCTTGCATAATCAACAACCTTATATGATGTATATCTAATTGAATGAATTGAACTAATatatgaaatattatttgaaaagggACCTGATTTCTCAGTTTGTACAATCCAATCAACCGTATCATTATCATGTATTAAAAATGCACCCAATGAgctataattatttatatccaTTAATCTATCATTTCTTTTCAAtggaaataaatttttaaaaactttattatcTGCTGGAATTGACGAAATTGCTTTTTTATATagattttcatcatcatcatcatcatatttTAATGAGTTTATAAATGTGTATATCTTTCTATTAATTTCTGaagttgaaaataatacACTATCTACACCATCAAGTgatgtaataatttttataaattcataagttgattctaaatctttattaatcGGTTTTAAGTATGTGTAATATTGatgatttgatttataaatgatttgATTAACTCCATATCTATCATATCtaactttatttaaaattattttaaaaatatttgaattaaatgttgataatgaataatataatgcatttgatattttttcaGTATCAGTCATTAACtgttcaattattttatcatatttatttaaataactaatataataattctcttttgaaaatagtttatgtaattcttcaactttattaaaattttcattattattattattattattattattattattattattgtttttgaatgaataaatatattCAACTGATTTTAATgctaaatttgataatgatgatgataatgatgatgatggtggtgaattatttaataaaatattatcaatttctgaATTTAATCTTGtaaatgatgattttttataatttaataaatctaaaatttgatttaattctttatcaaaattatatctaaataaaaagtttaaatcaattaaaattggttcaccagcaattttattttgatttaaatttaaatttttataatcttCAATAAAACTTGTAAAATTATAAGAATACGTATAATCAAtattatattcaattaaagtataacttgtaattttattattattattattattattattattattattattattattattattattattattattatttatttgatgaaatttaattataaaatttaacatttctctataatattcattatttttaacaaaaatattattcatataatttttaaaatcatataataaattcattcTTGATAAATCTGATAATCtatgattaattaataattttgtaatttctgaaattattaattctctATCATTTGAATCgtattgaaataatttaaagataCCACATAATCCAATATCtaaatattcatttgatttaatttcacaTTTTAATANNNNNNNNNNNNNNNNNNNNNNNNNNNNNNNNNNNNNNNNNNNNNNNNNNNNNNNNNNNNNNNNNNNNNNNNNNNNNNNNNNNNNNNNNNNNNNNNNNNNaaaataattaaaaaaaaaaaaaaaaatatctaaaagttgattattgtaaaataaaaagaaatctagattgaaaatttatttttagaattccaattttattttttttttttttttttttttttttgagaattaataaaacagtgtgtgttttaaattttttttttttatatacaaTTGAgtcacctttttttttttttttaataattatgataTTAGTATTTTAAAAGACTTTTTTTCTCTTGACAAAAATCTACCAATTGTTGAGCCTAATGAAAAACCAATtcctttaaataattttaatcttttttctctttcttctTTTGTAAATACACTATTTGGatcatctttaaaaaattcatcaacctatttttttttttataaaggtttctattaataaataaaaaaaaaataaaaaaaaaaatttcccaaataaataaataaataaataaatttaaattataattataattactttttcatgatttaaaattgatttaaaatcaaatttatcacaTAAATGagaatgatgatgatgataatcttgatttgaatttattttagttAAACAATAGAAAACGATTGGtgaaatatcaaaaaataattttgcaATGAATTTACTATATTCAGATTTATTTgaatgattatgattattttgatgataaattataaattcaattgaaaccaGTACCCTAACCAACTCATTTTCcgaatttatatatttaaatatttcattcaTTTCATCGAATGGTATTTTCTGATGAGTGTAATCTTTGAATCCCATAGAttgtaatttttcaattgttaaatattcttttaaattattaatatcatttaataatataaaattaattaacttctttctattattaatatattttaaatctgataatgcatgaattttttcaaattctttatttaaatcgtAATAGTAATCTCTATTatatgaaaatttattaaatataatatcaattaaattttcaatctcttgtattttttttttataattatggTGACTATTACTATatctataattattattttcactatGACTACGactatgatgatgatgatgatggtgatgatgacctctactactaccactagtACTATGActatggtgatggtgattagtgatatcatttgaatttgaatttgtaattgtaCTATTAGAACTATTATTAATGCCATCAGTGGTGTCACAACTATTACAtatactattactattattactattataattattattattattattattattaatattattattaatattatttaattgagaAAGATTCTCATTTACActtccaccaccaccaatactaccactaccagtGCAAGCATTATCACAGTCTTGATttgtattattgttgtttggATGGTTTaaaccatcatcattattaaaaagatttaaatctaattttgataaattttcatttacttttttaaaatcaaaattaaagtaatcttcttcattttctataaaactattattaccaccatcagatgatgaaattgataatggtggtaattcatcatttgaaaaaacttttttcCAGTTTTCTTggaaatttatattatttgtcattttaattaattaattattttattttaaaaaaaaataaaataaaaaataaaaaaaataaaaaaaaagtatattaaaaagatattatttttaataattatttgatttttattaatatatttatatttcttaaaaaaaagtttttttattttttaatgtttaaataaatttttctaaacaaaaaaaaaaaaaaaaaaaaaaaaaaaaaagtcatcGTGAAATTTATACTAATTCTACAAATatcaaaatgttttttttttttttgttttttttttttttctttatttttgtttattttttttatttttttttattttttgttaattgGGGTGGGTCTGttgtttatcaatttttaatcattataGCGCGATAATGAATTTTCGATTATttgttggaaaaaaaaaaaaaaagtaatgatTACGTTGAGGCATAACATTAACGTAAGATTGGTAAATTGGATTTGATTTTAAGATCTTGAGAATTGGACTGCAGGTGAATTGGAGATGAGTGAAAgttgatatttaaaaaaaaaaaaaaaaaaagcagtGTTGtgatatatataaaaaaaaaaaaaaaaaaaaaaaaaaggaaaaacaGTGTTGTgagatgataaaaaaaaataaaaaaaaagagtgtAAAGGAATCAAATCTATTAATTGTGTGTGTATGTATTTTTtctata
It includes:
- a CDS encoding Arf guanyl-nucleotide exchange factor — protein: MIDPVNIIQGEVYGLISNLKLNSRWSNSSYQDTIFPENPILRSLKNLTNILHNVSDTCIYLEPFLSVIKSNQTSGFITGAALTSVNKFLNLFIDEESNNIHKGIRDIAEAAAHCKFEATDARSDEIVLMKILQVLNSCVKNPAGIYISNDLIYEVTIACYHMSDQSRSSELLKKNAENSVQEIVSTIFNRYNIYIDPPQPPPIPTPTPISTTSTTTTTPILPVIINTTSTLTTTPTTTTTPTTTTTTDETEKSQPPPLEVDFSPNNDLFFSNLPTTDENTENTVESTPTPTPTPPPPPVVQRLPVQQLEQQQQQKGFTINPRGVRFDASNQTDKPYDETVLIRLFKLFVANINTSPSSQDDTSTKLLCLNLVNTIIQIRGSQLEQIPTILKIIQKDLFKFLLLNLQMKNVQIYSLSMRIFFNLFIGLKRTLKSQFEAFFNVLMASIQENNKSHYELQELALEGLRDFCKLPHTMIDLFVNYDCELHCSNVFENLCKFLYKNSFPISQSITSLHLISFENLLSIVQSIEDRRTRSLLLQQKQDQKQLQQQPQQISNEPKIDYLKRKEHKRQLVIAAEHFNRKPNDAIEYLKNNNLYSPVTPENIAKFLLEVPKLNKTTVGEYLGKRGEMNEKVRNHYINSFNLKNPNCMTVFREFLESFKIPGESAVVQIIFEEFAQKIYENRSDKLFLNADKVYLYIYSALMLHTSLYNPVISQKERMKFSNFKSMLNKELPDELIQECFDDISENEMIVEEEPQPGVINQPNWRKILMRSKRIGDYKSANTNDYDREIFSIVLNLVIPAISKVFEKIENESLCQRILDGFHLCAQVSANYNIIEVIDNLMTSLCNNTTLIDNTVEQQQQQQQSNLNNTNQNNVNNNNSNVNNNNNNVNQNNVNNNNNNTNINNINQNNINQNNLNNSNNNNLIPNGTNSPSSNVTTPNQQTTTTTTTNSGTPLSNSNGMNNNNNNNNNNNTNNNNNNNYYYNENVFIGDNKAQLATIATFEIAIKYSNLLGESWRYIIAIICRLNKMDLLSNIFETIDFPIDNTSNSKGGKKQEEQKQKQNSTSTFLSFRWFVADSTDYEEIEVIDPHKEKAKTCVDNCHITDLFQETKSLPMHSLDQLLNSLFNITNPTKQQSSSSSSSSSTTTTTTSSTSNITTIATVQPSTTTSSSSSLSTTSSSSSTITTTNSPTQQHHHNNYHNHYGNTSNFYYSINQKQELFCFDLLSHIILLNQDRLGLVWNKYFEHCESIINIFEQVVSVSTANARLMTPLIEKVVMSIMYLLIRLIRKKEVFSTLSACIKLLLRVGNVLDSIAEKMSISLIQLVQKNIDFLSTTPSAWEPILALIVLLSGNPKSSNRACDALSLMIKTQPDSLTEETCLHCLEPINCFIDSKTIPHGVVVKSMELLYFIFTNVTKILGIHKIESGTNDHSSPNGGMVGFQTTRILIRKMDVKINTAWVKFWSKILVKFSSLCLDPKPDIRNNAMTFLQKTILSSSLQEFLPPGRWFDCFVDVVFQLLDNLKENSRETNFEDTRLRASALLSKVFLQNLNTIIKCDQFTTLWDSILSHLKIYMGLSELLSESVPESLKNMLLVMNNSGVFKPPTGEESEDDISKQLWDSTWAAIDEFCPKISEDVLSRVDPNYFLKKQQQQQQQQQQQQQLQQQQQQQQHSQSEELKQQQLLSQIIQQNINSPTIIDTPSVLQQYQQPQLQQPQQPQQPQQQDQEEFNPIMSIPMVPIMPNNTNNNINK